From the Homo sapiens chromosome 1, GRCh38.p14 Primary Assembly genome, one window contains:
- the DPH2 gene encoding 2-(3-amino-3-carboxypropyl)histidine synthase subunit 2 isoform d (isoform d is encoded by transcript variant 4) — MESMFSSPAEAALQRETGVPGLLTPLPDLDGVYELERVAGFVRDLGCERVALQFPDQLLGDAVAVAARLEETTGSKMFILGDTAYGSCCVDVLGAEQAGAQALIHFGPACLSPPARPLPVAFVLRQRSVALELCVKAFEAQNPDPKAPVVLLSEPACAHALDTGKTQDEGARAGRLRARRRYLVERARDARVVGLLAGTLGVAQHREALAHLRNLTQAAGKRSYVLALGRPTPAKLANFPEVDVFVLLACPLGALAPQLSGSFFQPILAPCELEAACNPAWPPPGLAPHLTHYADLLPGSPFHVALPPPESELWETPDVSLITGDLRPPPAWKSSNDHGSLALTPRPQLELAESSPAASFLSSRSWQGLEPRLGQTPVTEAVSGRRGIAIAYEDEGSG, encoded by the exons ATGGAGTCGATGTTTAGCAGCCCTGCCGAGGCGGCGCTGCAGCGAGAGACCGGGGTGCCAGGACTGCTTACTCCTCTTCCGGACCTGGACGGAGTGTACGAGCTGGAGCGAGTCGCTGGATTTGTCCGCGACCTGGGGTGTGAACGA GTTGCCTTGCAGTTCCCTGACCAGCTATTGGGAGatgctgtggctgtggctgcacGACTGGAGGAGACGACAGGGTCAAAGATGTTCATTCTGGGTGACACAGCCTACGGCAG CTGCTGCGTGGATGTGCTGGGTGCTGAGCAAGCTGGAGCTCAGGCTCTCATACATTTTGGCCCTGCCTGCTTAAGCCCTCCAGCCCGCCCACTGCCCGTTGCCTTCGTGCTTCGTCAACGTTCTGTGGCCTTGGAGCTCTGTGTCAAGGCCTTTGAGGCCCAGAACCCAGACCCCAAAGCGCCTGTGGTGCTGCTGAGTGAGCCGGCCTGTGCCCATGCCCTGG ATACAGGGAAGACTCAGGATGAGGGTGCCCGGGCTGGACGGCTAAGGGCACGAAGACGATATCTGGTAGAGAGGGCCAGAGATGCCCGCGTGGTAGGGCTGCTGGCAGGCACACTGGGTGTAGCCCAACACCGTGAGGCACTGGCCCACTTGCGGAACCTGACTCAGGCTGCTGGCAAGCGTAGCTATGTGTTGGCCCTGGGGCGGCCCACCCCTGCCAAGCTTGCCAACTTCCCTGAGGTGGATGTCTTTGTGCTATTAGCCTGTCCTCTGGGTGCTCTAGCCCCCCAGCTTTCTGGTAGCTTCTTCCAGCCTATACTGGCACCATGTGAGCTGGAAGCTGCCTGCAACCCTGCCTGGCCACCTCCAGGCCTGGCTCCCCACCTCACACATTATGCGGACTTATTGCCTG GCTCTCCCTTCCACGTGGCTCTCCCACCACCTGAGTCAGAGCTGTGGGAAACCCCAGACGTGTCACTCATTACTGGAGATCTCCGACCCCCACCTGCCTGGAAGTCATCAAATGATCATGGAAGCTTGGCTCTGACCCCACGGCCCCAGCTGGAGCTGGCTGAGAGCAGTCCTGCAG CCTCATTCCTTAGTTCCCGGAGCTGGCAAGGGCTGGAGCCCCGCCTGGGTCAGACGCCAGTGACAGAAGCTGTGAGTGGAAGACGAGGGATTGCCATCGCCTATGAGGATGAGGGAAGCGGCTGA
- the DPH2 gene encoding 2-(3-amino-3-carboxypropyl)histidine synthase subunit 2 isoform b (isoform b is encoded by transcript variant 2), which translates to MESMFSSPAEAALQRETGVPGLLTPLPDLDGVYELERVAGFVRDLGCERVALQFPDQLLGDAVAVAARLEETTGSKMFILGDTAYGSCCVDVLGAEQAGAQALIHFGPACLSPPARPLPVAFVLRQRSVALELCVKAFEAQNPDPKAPVVLLSEPACAHALGSPFHVALPPPESELWETPDVSLITGDLRPPPAWKSSNDHGSLALTPRPQLELAESSPAASFLSSRSWQGLEPRLGQTPVTEAVSGRRGIAIAYEDEGSG; encoded by the exons ATGGAGTCGATGTTTAGCAGCCCTGCCGAGGCGGCGCTGCAGCGAGAGACCGGGGTGCCAGGACTGCTTACTCCTCTTCCGGACCTGGACGGAGTGTACGAGCTGGAGCGAGTCGCTGGATTTGTCCGCGACCTGGGGTGTGAACGA GTTGCCTTGCAGTTCCCTGACCAGCTATTGGGAGatgctgtggctgtggctgcacGACTGGAGGAGACGACAGGGTCAAAGATGTTCATTCTGGGTGACACAGCCTACGGCAG CTGCTGCGTGGATGTGCTGGGTGCTGAGCAAGCTGGAGCTCAGGCTCTCATACATTTTGGCCCTGCCTGCTTAAGCCCTCCAGCCCGCCCACTGCCCGTTGCCTTCGTGCTTCGTCAACGTTCTGTGGCCTTGGAGCTCTGTGTCAAGGCCTTTGAGGCCCAGAACCCAGACCCCAAAGCGCCTGTGGTGCTGCTGAGTGAGCCGGCCTGTGCCCATGCCCTGG GCTCTCCCTTCCACGTGGCTCTCCCACCACCTGAGTCAGAGCTGTGGGAAACCCCAGACGTGTCACTCATTACTGGAGATCTCCGACCCCCACCTGCCTGGAAGTCATCAAATGATCATGGAAGCTTGGCTCTGACCCCACGGCCCCAGCTGGAGCTGGCTGAGAGCAGTCCTGCAG CCTCATTCCTTAGTTCCCGGAGCTGGCAAGGGCTGGAGCCCCGCCTGGGTCAGACGCCAGTGACAGAAGCTGTGAGTGGAAGACGAGGGATTGCCATCGCCTATGAGGATGAGGGAAGCGGCTGA
- the DPH2 gene encoding 2-(3-amino-3-carboxypropyl)histidine synthase subunit 2 isoform a (isoform a is encoded by transcript variant 1): MESMFSSPAEAALQRETGVPGLLTPLPDLDGVYELERVAGFVRDLGCERVALQFPDQLLGDAVAVAARLEETTGSKMFILGDTAYGSCCVDVLGAEQAGAQALIHFGPACLSPPARPLPVAFVLRQRSVALELCVKAFEAQNPDPKAPVVLLSEPACAHALEALATLLRPRYLDLLVSSPAFPQPVGSLSPEPMPLERFGRRFPLAPGRRLEEYGAFYVGGSKASPDPDLDPDLSRLLLGWAPGQPFSSCCPDTGKTQDEGARAGRLRARRRYLVERARDARVVGLLAGTLGVAQHREALAHLRNLTQAAGKRSYVLALGRPTPAKLANFPEVDVFVLLACPLGALAPQLSGSFFQPILAPCELEAACNPAWPPPGLAPHLTHYADLLPGSPFHVALPPPESELWETPDVSLITGDLRPPPAWKSSNDHGSLALTPRPQLELAESSPAASFLSSRSWQGLEPRLGQTPVTEAVSGRRGIAIAYEDEGSG; this comes from the exons ATGGAGTCGATGTTTAGCAGCCCTGCCGAGGCGGCGCTGCAGCGAGAGACCGGGGTGCCAGGACTGCTTACTCCTCTTCCGGACCTGGACGGAGTGTACGAGCTGGAGCGAGTCGCTGGATTTGTCCGCGACCTGGGGTGTGAACGA GTTGCCTTGCAGTTCCCTGACCAGCTATTGGGAGatgctgtggctgtggctgcacGACTGGAGGAGACGACAGGGTCAAAGATGTTCATTCTGGGTGACACAGCCTACGGCAG CTGCTGCGTGGATGTGCTGGGTGCTGAGCAAGCTGGAGCTCAGGCTCTCATACATTTTGGCCCTGCCTGCTTAAGCCCTCCAGCCCGCCCACTGCCCGTTGCCTTCGTGCTTCGTCAACGTTCTGTGGCCTTGGAGCTCTGTGTCAAGGCCTTTGAGGCCCAGAACCCAGACCCCAAAGCGCCTGTGGTGCTGCTGAGTGAGCCGGCCTGTGCCCATGCCCTGG AGGCTTTGGCTACTCTCCTGCGCCCACGGTACCTGGACCTGCTAGTCTCCAGCCCAGCTTTTCCCCAACCAGTGGGTTCCCTGAGTCCAGAGCCTATGCCCCTAGAGCGTTTTGGGCGCCGCTTCCCCCTTGCCCCAGGGAGGCGTCTAGAAGAGTATGGTGCCTTCTATGTAGGGGGCTCTAAGGCCAGCCCTGACCCAGACCTTGACCCAGACCTGAGTCGGCTGCTCTTGGGGTGGGCACCAGGTCAACCCTTCTCCTCCTGCTGTCCAGATACAGGGAAGACTCAGGATGAGGGTGCCCGGGCTGGACGGCTAAGGGCACGAAGACGATATCTGGTAGAGAGGGCCAGAGATGCCCGCGTGGTAGGGCTGCTGGCAGGCACACTGGGTGTAGCCCAACACCGTGAGGCACTGGCCCACTTGCGGAACCTGACTCAGGCTGCTGGCAAGCGTAGCTATGTGTTGGCCCTGGGGCGGCCCACCCCTGCCAAGCTTGCCAACTTCCCTGAGGTGGATGTCTTTGTGCTATTAGCCTGTCCTCTGGGTGCTCTAGCCCCCCAGCTTTCTGGTAGCTTCTTCCAGCCTATACTGGCACCATGTGAGCTGGAAGCTGCCTGCAACCCTGCCTGGCCACCTCCAGGCCTGGCTCCCCACCTCACACATTATGCGGACTTATTGCCTG GCTCTCCCTTCCACGTGGCTCTCCCACCACCTGAGTCAGAGCTGTGGGAAACCCCAGACGTGTCACTCATTACTGGAGATCTCCGACCCCCACCTGCCTGGAAGTCATCAAATGATCATGGAAGCTTGGCTCTGACCCCACGGCCCCAGCTGGAGCTGGCTGAGAGCAGTCCTGCAG CCTCATTCCTTAGTTCCCGGAGCTGGCAAGGGCTGGAGCCCCGCCTGGGTCAGACGCCAGTGACAGAAGCTGTGAGTGGAAGACGAGGGATTGCCATCGCCTATGAGGATGAGGGAAGCGGCTGA
- the DPH2 gene encoding 2-(3-amino-3-carboxypropyl)histidine synthase subunit 2 isoform f (isoform f is encoded by transcript variant 7) — MLWLWLHDWRRRQGQRCSFWVTQPTAEALATLLRPRYLDLLVSSPAFPQPVGSLSPEPMPLERFGRRFPLAPGRRLEEYGAFYVGGSKASPDPDLDPDLSRLLLGWAPGQPFSSCCPDTGKTQDEGARAGRLRARRRYLVERARDARVVGLLAGTLGVAQHREALAHLRNLTQAAGKRSYVLALGRPTPAKLANFPEVDVFVLLACPLGALAPQLSGSFFQPILAPCELEAACNPAWPPPGLAPHLTHYADLLPGSPFHVALPPPESELWETPDVSLITGDLRPPPAWKSSNDHGSLALTPRPQLELAESSPAASFLSSRSWQGLEPRLGQTPVTEAVSGRRGIAIAYEDEGSG; from the exons atgctgtggctgtggctgcacGACTGGAGGAGACGACAGGGTCAAAGATGTTCATTCTGGGTGACACAGCCTACGGCAG AGGCTTTGGCTACTCTCCTGCGCCCACGGTACCTGGACCTGCTAGTCTCCAGCCCAGCTTTTCCCCAACCAGTGGGTTCCCTGAGTCCAGAGCCTATGCCCCTAGAGCGTTTTGGGCGCCGCTTCCCCCTTGCCCCAGGGAGGCGTCTAGAAGAGTATGGTGCCTTCTATGTAGGGGGCTCTAAGGCCAGCCCTGACCCAGACCTTGACCCAGACCTGAGTCGGCTGCTCTTGGGGTGGGCACCAGGTCAACCCTTCTCCTCCTGCTGTCCAGATACAGGGAAGACTCAGGATGAGGGTGCCCGGGCTGGACGGCTAAGGGCACGAAGACGATATCTGGTAGAGAGGGCCAGAGATGCCCGCGTGGTAGGGCTGCTGGCAGGCACACTGGGTGTAGCCCAACACCGTGAGGCACTGGCCCACTTGCGGAACCTGACTCAGGCTGCTGGCAAGCGTAGCTATGTGTTGGCCCTGGGGCGGCCCACCCCTGCCAAGCTTGCCAACTTCCCTGAGGTGGATGTCTTTGTGCTATTAGCCTGTCCTCTGGGTGCTCTAGCCCCCCAGCTTTCTGGTAGCTTCTTCCAGCCTATACTGGCACCATGTGAGCTGGAAGCTGCCTGCAACCCTGCCTGGCCACCTCCAGGCCTGGCTCCCCACCTCACACATTATGCGGACTTATTGCCTG GCTCTCCCTTCCACGTGGCTCTCCCACCACCTGAGTCAGAGCTGTGGGAAACCCCAGACGTGTCACTCATTACTGGAGATCTCCGACCCCCACCTGCCTGGAAGTCATCAAATGATCATGGAAGCTTGGCTCTGACCCCACGGCCCCAGCTGGAGCTGGCTGAGAGCAGTCCTGCAG CCTCATTCCTTAGTTCCCGGAGCTGGCAAGGGCTGGAGCCCCGCCTGGGTCAGACGCCAGTGACAGAAGCTGTGAGTGGAAGACGAGGGATTGCCATCGCCTATGAGGATGAGGGAAGCGGCTGA
- the DPH2 gene encoding 2-(3-amino-3-carboxypropyl)histidine synthase subunit 2 isoform c (isoform c is encoded by transcript variant 3): MFILGDTAYGSCCVDVLGAEQAGAQALIHFGPACLSPPARPLPVAFVLRQRSVALELCVKAFEAQNPDPKAPVVLLSEPACAHALEALATLLRPRYLDLLVSSPAFPQPVGSLSPEPMPLERFGRRFPLAPGRRLEEYGAFYVGGSKASPDPDLDPDLSRLLLGWAPGQPFSSCCPDTGKTQDEGARAGRLRARRRYLVERARDARVVGLLAGTLGVAQHREALAHLRNLTQAAGKRSYVLALGRPTPAKLANFPEVDVFVLLACPLGALAPQLSGSFFQPILAPCELEAACNPAWPPPGLAPHLTHYADLLPGSPFHVALPPPESELWETPDVSLITGDLRPPPAWKSSNDHGSLALTPRPQLELAESSPAASFLSSRSWQGLEPRLGQTPVTEAVSGRRGIAIAYEDEGSG, encoded by the exons ATGTTCATTCTGGGTGACACAGCCTACGGCAG CTGCTGCGTGGATGTGCTGGGTGCTGAGCAAGCTGGAGCTCAGGCTCTCATACATTTTGGCCCTGCCTGCTTAAGCCCTCCAGCCCGCCCACTGCCCGTTGCCTTCGTGCTTCGTCAACGTTCTGTGGCCTTGGAGCTCTGTGTCAAGGCCTTTGAGGCCCAGAACCCAGACCCCAAAGCGCCTGTGGTGCTGCTGAGTGAGCCGGCCTGTGCCCATGCCCTGG AGGCTTTGGCTACTCTCCTGCGCCCACGGTACCTGGACCTGCTAGTCTCCAGCCCAGCTTTTCCCCAACCAGTGGGTTCCCTGAGTCCAGAGCCTATGCCCCTAGAGCGTTTTGGGCGCCGCTTCCCCCTTGCCCCAGGGAGGCGTCTAGAAGAGTATGGTGCCTTCTATGTAGGGGGCTCTAAGGCCAGCCCTGACCCAGACCTTGACCCAGACCTGAGTCGGCTGCTCTTGGGGTGGGCACCAGGTCAACCCTTCTCCTCCTGCTGTCCAGATACAGGGAAGACTCAGGATGAGGGTGCCCGGGCTGGACGGCTAAGGGCACGAAGACGATATCTGGTAGAGAGGGCCAGAGATGCCCGCGTGGTAGGGCTGCTGGCAGGCACACTGGGTGTAGCCCAACACCGTGAGGCACTGGCCCACTTGCGGAACCTGACTCAGGCTGCTGGCAAGCGTAGCTATGTGTTGGCCCTGGGGCGGCCCACCCCTGCCAAGCTTGCCAACTTCCCTGAGGTGGATGTCTTTGTGCTATTAGCCTGTCCTCTGGGTGCTCTAGCCCCCCAGCTTTCTGGTAGCTTCTTCCAGCCTATACTGGCACCATGTGAGCTGGAAGCTGCCTGCAACCCTGCCTGGCCACCTCCAGGCCTGGCTCCCCACCTCACACATTATGCGGACTTATTGCCTG GCTCTCCCTTCCACGTGGCTCTCCCACCACCTGAGTCAGAGCTGTGGGAAACCCCAGACGTGTCACTCATTACTGGAGATCTCCGACCCCCACCTGCCTGGAAGTCATCAAATGATCATGGAAGCTTGGCTCTGACCCCACGGCCCCAGCTGGAGCTGGCTGAGAGCAGTCCTGCAG CCTCATTCCTTAGTTCCCGGAGCTGGCAAGGGCTGGAGCCCCGCCTGGGTCAGACGCCAGTGACAGAAGCTGTGAGTGGAAGACGAGGGATTGCCATCGCCTATGAGGATGAGGGAAGCGGCTGA
- the DPH2 gene encoding 2-(3-amino-3-carboxypropyl)histidine synthase subunit 2 isoform g (isoform g is encoded by transcript variant 9) produces the protein MPWVRGFACVCTKEALATLLRPRYLDLLVSSPAFPQPVGSLSPEPMPLERFGRRFPLAPGRRLEEYGAFYVGGSKASPDPDLDPDLSRLLLGWAPGQPFSSCCPDTGKTQDEGARAGRLRARRRYLVERARDARVVGLLAGTLGVAQHREALAHLRNLTQAAGKRSYVLALGRPTPAKLANFPEVDVFVLLACPLGALAPQLSGSFFQPILAPCELEAACNPAWPPPGLAPHLTHYADLLPGSPFHVALPPPESELWETPDVSLITGDLRPPPAWKSSNDHGSLALTPRPQLELAESSPAASFLSSRSWQGLEPRLGQTPVTEAVSGRRGIAIAYEDEGSG, from the exons ATGCCCTGGGTAAGGGGTTTTGCCTGTGTATGCACAAAGG AGGCTTTGGCTACTCTCCTGCGCCCACGGTACCTGGACCTGCTAGTCTCCAGCCCAGCTTTTCCCCAACCAGTGGGTTCCCTGAGTCCAGAGCCTATGCCCCTAGAGCGTTTTGGGCGCCGCTTCCCCCTTGCCCCAGGGAGGCGTCTAGAAGAGTATGGTGCCTTCTATGTAGGGGGCTCTAAGGCCAGCCCTGACCCAGACCTTGACCCAGACCTGAGTCGGCTGCTCTTGGGGTGGGCACCAGGTCAACCCTTCTCCTCCTGCTGTCCAGATACAGGGAAGACTCAGGATGAGGGTGCCCGGGCTGGACGGCTAAGGGCACGAAGACGATATCTGGTAGAGAGGGCCAGAGATGCCCGCGTGGTAGGGCTGCTGGCAGGCACACTGGGTGTAGCCCAACACCGTGAGGCACTGGCCCACTTGCGGAACCTGACTCAGGCTGCTGGCAAGCGTAGCTATGTGTTGGCCCTGGGGCGGCCCACCCCTGCCAAGCTTGCCAACTTCCCTGAGGTGGATGTCTTTGTGCTATTAGCCTGTCCTCTGGGTGCTCTAGCCCCCCAGCTTTCTGGTAGCTTCTTCCAGCCTATACTGGCACCATGTGAGCTGGAAGCTGCCTGCAACCCTGCCTGGCCACCTCCAGGCCTGGCTCCCCACCTCACACATTATGCGGACTTATTGCCTG GCTCTCCCTTCCACGTGGCTCTCCCACCACCTGAGTCAGAGCTGTGGGAAACCCCAGACGTGTCACTCATTACTGGAGATCTCCGACCCCCACCTGCCTGGAAGTCATCAAATGATCATGGAAGCTTGGCTCTGACCCCACGGCCCCAGCTGGAGCTGGCTGAGAGCAGTCCTGCAG CCTCATTCCTTAGTTCCCGGAGCTGGCAAGGGCTGGAGCCCCGCCTGGGTCAGACGCCAGTGACAGAAGCTGTGAGTGGAAGACGAGGGATTGCCATCGCCTATGAGGATGAGGGAAGCGGCTGA
- the DPH2 gene encoding 2-(3-amino-3-carboxypropyl)histidine synthase subunit 2 isoform X1, with protein sequence MGLAPAYWVIFSLLGMRELLLCQAPTSTLPPSLPEALATLLRPRYLDLLVSSPAFPQPVGSLSPEPMPLERFGRRFPLAPGRRLEEYGAFYVGGSKASPDPDLDPDLSRLLLGWAPGQPFSSCCPDTGKTQDEGARAGRLRARRRYLVERARDARVVGLLAGTLGVAQHREALAHLRNLTQAAGKRSYVLALGRPTPAKLANFPEVDVFVLLACPLGALAPQLSGSFFQPILAPCELEAACNPAWPPPGLAPHLTHYADLLPGSPFHVALPPPESELWETPDVSLITGDLRPPPAWKSSNDHGSLALTPRPQLELAESSPAASFLSSRSWQGLEPRLGQTPVTEAVSGRRGIAIAYEDEGSG encoded by the exons ATGGGCTTGGCCCCAGCCTACTGGGTCATATTTAGTCTCCTGGGGATGAGGGAGCTCCTGCTTTGCCAGGCTCCAACCTCAACACTACCTCCTTCTCTTCCAGAGGCTTTGGCTACTCTCCTGCGCCCACGGTACCTGGACCTGCTAGTCTCCAGCCCAGCTTTTCCCCAACCAGTGGGTTCCCTGAGTCCAGAGCCTATGCCCCTAGAGCGTTTTGGGCGCCGCTTCCCCCTTGCCCCAGGGAGGCGTCTAGAAGAGTATGGTGCCTTCTATGTAGGGGGCTCTAAGGCCAGCCCTGACCCAGACCTTGACCCAGACCTGAGTCGGCTGCTCTTGGGGTGGGCACCAGGTCAACCCTTCTCCTCCTGCTGTCCAGATACAGGGAAGACTCAGGATGAGGGTGCCCGGGCTGGACGGCTAAGGGCACGAAGACGATATCTGGTAGAGAGGGCCAGAGATGCCCGCGTGGTAGGGCTGCTGGCAGGCACACTGGGTGTAGCCCAACACCGTGAGGCACTGGCCCACTTGCGGAACCTGACTCAGGCTGCTGGCAAGCGTAGCTATGTGTTGGCCCTGGGGCGGCCCACCCCTGCCAAGCTTGCCAACTTCCCTGAGGTGGATGTCTTTGTGCTATTAGCCTGTCCTCTGGGTGCTCTAGCCCCCCAGCTTTCTGGTAGCTTCTTCCAGCCTATACTGGCACCATGTGAGCTGGAAGCTGCCTGCAACCCTGCCTGGCCACCTCCAGGCCTGGCTCCCCACCTCACACATTATGCGGACTTATTGCCTG GCTCTCCCTTCCACGTGGCTCTCCCACCACCTGAGTCAGAGCTGTGGGAAACCCCAGACGTGTCACTCATTACTGGAGATCTCCGACCCCCACCTGCCTGGAAGTCATCAAATGATCATGGAAGCTTGGCTCTGACCCCACGGCCCCAGCTGGAGCTGGCTGAGAGCAGTCCTGCAG CCTCATTCCTTAGTTCCCGGAGCTGGCAAGGGCTGGAGCCCCGCCTGGGTCAGACGCCAGTGACAGAAGCTGTGAGTGGAAGACGAGGGATTGCCATCGCCTATGAGGATGAGGGAAGCGGCTGA
- the DPH2 gene encoding 2-(3-amino-3-carboxypropyl)histidine synthase subunit 2 isoform e (isoform e is encoded by transcript variant 5), translating to MPLERFGRRFPLAPGRRLEEYGAFYVGGSKASPDPDLDPDLSRLLLGWAPGQPFSSCCPDTGKTQDEGARAGRLRARRRYLVERARDARVVGLLAGTLGVAQHREALAHLRNLTQAAGKRSYVLALGRPTPAKLANFPEVDVFVLLACPLGALAPQLSGSFFQPILAPCELEAACNPAWPPPGLAPHLTHYADLLPGSPFHVALPPPESELWETPDVSLITGDLRPPPAWKSSNDHGSLALTPRPQLELAESSPAASFLSSRSWQGLEPRLGQTPVTEAVSGRRGIAIAYEDEGSG from the exons ATGCCCCTAGAGCGTTTTGGGCGCCGCTTCCCCCTTGCCCCAGGGAGGCGTCTAGAAGAGTATGGTGCCTTCTATGTAGGGGGCTCTAAGGCCAGCCCTGACCCAGACCTTGACCCAGACCTGAGTCGGCTGCTCTTGGGGTGGGCACCAGGTCAACCCTTCTCCTCCTGCTGTCCAGATACAGGGAAGACTCAGGATGAGGGTGCCCGGGCTGGACGGCTAAGGGCACGAAGACGATATCTGGTAGAGAGGGCCAGAGATGCCCGCGTGGTAGGGCTGCTGGCAGGCACACTGGGTGTAGCCCAACACCGTGAGGCACTGGCCCACTTGCGGAACCTGACTCAGGCTGCTGGCAAGCGTAGCTATGTGTTGGCCCTGGGGCGGCCCACCCCTGCCAAGCTTGCCAACTTCCCTGAGGTGGATGTCTTTGTGCTATTAGCCTGTCCTCTGGGTGCTCTAGCCCCCCAGCTTTCTGGTAGCTTCTTCCAGCCTATACTGGCACCATGTGAGCTGGAAGCTGCCTGCAACCCTGCCTGGCCACCTCCAGGCCTGGCTCCCCACCTCACACATTATGCGGACTTATTGCCTG GCTCTCCCTTCCACGTGGCTCTCCCACCACCTGAGTCAGAGCTGTGGGAAACCCCAGACGTGTCACTCATTACTGGAGATCTCCGACCCCCACCTGCCTGGAAGTCATCAAATGATCATGGAAGCTTGGCTCTGACCCCACGGCCCCAGCTGGAGCTGGCTGAGAGCAGTCCTGCAG CCTCATTCCTTAGTTCCCGGAGCTGGCAAGGGCTGGAGCCCCGCCTGGGTCAGACGCCAGTGACAGAAGCTGTGAGTGGAAGACGAGGGATTGCCATCGCCTATGAGGATGAGGGAAGCGGCTGA